TGGCTGTTGCCGACGCTCAGCTCCAGCGGCAGTTGCGGATAGTCGCGCCGCCAGACGGCGAGCATGCCGGGCAGCAGGTAGTTGCCGATGGTGCTGCTGGCGTAAAGCCGGATGGCGCCGTTATCCTCACGAAACAGCTGTTCGATATCGGCGGCCTGCTCCAGCAACCCCACCGCGCGCGGATAAAGCAGGCGGCCATGCTCATTCAGCACCAGCCGTTTGCCGACGCGATCGAACAGCTGCACCCCAAGCTGTGCTTCGAGATCGGCCAGCGCGGCGCTGACCGCCGACTGCGACAACGCCAACTGCTGCGAAGCCTGGGTCGTCGAGCCGCTTTTCAGCACCTCGGTGAATACTTCTATCTGACGCAGCGTAATGTGCATGGCGTTTTCCCTAGGCCATAAAATGTCTGACGCACCAGACGATCACCGCCAGCCAAATCAGCAGCACCATCGCCAGCCCAACGCGGCTGACCACCTTTTTACCTTTACGCCGCCGCTGCTCCGCCTGCGCTTCGCTGCTGAGGCGGATCTCTTTCGGCAGCAGGCGCAGCAGCAGCATCACGCCGAGCGGCACGATGATCGCATCATCCAGCAGGCCGAGAATGGGGATAAAATCGGGGATCAGATCGATGGGGCTAAAGGCATAGGCCACCAGCACGCCGGTCATTAGCTTCAGCCACAGCGGGGTGCGCGGATCGCGGCAGGCGAACCACAGCGTGAGCGAATCTCTCTTAATAAGCCGCGCCCAGCGGCGTAATCGACCAAACATAGTTTCTCCGCGCTATACCACTTATATCGATTAATAATAAATATATAATCAATTTCTCTTTTAAGCCAGCGATGGGCAGACTCTTCGCAACAGAGAGGAGTCGAACTATGGCTGAATTAACCTTTACCAAATCGCATCTGTCCCCGACCCGCTGGCTGCCTGGCCTGCTGCTGACGGCGGCAATCGCCACCGTCGCGCTGCTGGCGGGCGCCCAGCCTCATGTCGCCGCGCTGGGCCTGAGCGCGCTGACGCTGGCGATCGTTCTCGGCATAATACTCGGCAATACGCTTTATCCGCGCCTGCATCGCGCCTGCGACAGCGGCGTGCTGCTGGCCAAACAGCGACTGCTGCGGCTCGGCATTATTCTCTACGGCTTTCGTCTTACCTTCCAGCAGATCGCTGACGTGGGCGTCAGCGGCGTGCTGATCGACGCGCTAACGCTCAGCTCCACCTTTCTGCTCGCCTGCTGGCTGGGCCGCCGCTGGCTGCGACTCGACAGGGAGACCTGCTGGCTGATCGGCGCCGGCAGCAGCATCTGCGGCGCGGCGGCGGTGCTGGCAACCGAACCGGTAGTGAAAGCTCAGGCGTCGAAAGTGGCGGTAGCGATCGCCACGGTAGTACTGTTTGGCACGCTGGCGATTTTTATCTATCCCCTGCTCTGGCCGCTGGCGCACCAGCTCTGGCCTGAACTGAGCGCGACGCAGTTCGGCATTTACACCGGCTCGACGGTACATGAAGTGGCGCAGGTGGTCGCGGCGGGCCATGCGATCGGGCCGGAAGCGGAAAACGCGGCAGTGATCGCCAAAATGTTGCGGGTGATGATGCTGGCTCCGTTCCTGCTGCTGCTCGCCGCGCGCCTGCAGCGGCTGACGCCGGGCGGCCACGGCGAGAAGCGCGCCCTGCCCTTCCCGTGGTTCGCGCTGCTGTTTATCGTCGTGGCGCTGTTTAACTCGCTGCATCTGCTGCCCGCCAGCTGGATCGCCGCCATCAACGCGGTCGATACGCTGCTGCTGGCGATGGCGATGGCGGCATTAGGGCTGACGACGCACGTCAGCGCGCTGAAGCAGGCGGGCGTGCGCCCGCTGCTGCTGGGGGCGCTGCTGTTTATCTGGCTGATAGTCGGCGGCGGCGCGCTTAACCTGCTGGTTCACCATTTCATGCCGCTGGCGCATCAGTTATCATGACCGGTTTGCTCAGGTCAGGTCATTAACAGGAGAACGGCATGAAATTTATCGGCGCCCATGTCAGCGCGGCAGGCGGAGTGGATCAGGCGGTGCAGCGCGCCCATGAACTCGAAGCGACCGCGTTTGCGCTGTTTACCAAAAACCAACGTCAGTGGCGCGCAGCCGCGCTGACGCCGGCGACCATCAGCGCCTTTCGCAACGCCTGTGAAAAGTATGGCTACAGCAGCGCCCAGATCCTGCCGCACGACAGTTTTCTGATTAACCTCGGCCATCCGCAGGCGGAGCCGCTGGAAAAATCGCGCGCCGCCTTTATCGATGAGCTGCAGCGCTGCGAACAGCTGGGCCTGTCGCTGCTTAACTTCCATCCCGGCAGCCATCTGAATCAGATTGATGAAGCGGACTGCCTGAAGCGCATCGCCGAATCGATCAATATTGCCCTGGATAACACCCACGGCGTTACCGCCGTGATTGAAAATACCGCCGGTCAGGGCAGCAACCTTGGCTACCGTTTCGAGCATCTGGCGGCGATCATCGACGGCGTTGAAGATAAATCGCGCGTCGGCGTCTGCATCGATACCTGCCACGCCTTTGCCGGCGGCTACGATCTGCGAAGTGAAGCGGACTGCGAAGCGACTTTCGCCGAGTTCGATCGCATCGTCGGCTTCCGGTACCTGCGCGGCATGCACCTTAACGACGCGAAAAGCGCTTACGCCAGCCGCGTCGACCGCCATCACAGCCTGGGCGAAGGCAATATCGGCACCACGGTGTTTAGCTGGCTGATGAAAGACAGCCGCTTCGACAATATTCCGCTGGTTCTGGAGACCATCAATCCCGATATCTGGAAAGATGAGATCGCCTGGCTGAAGTCGCAGCAGCGCGACGCGGCCAGCGTCGAATAAGCCGCGGCTTACGCCGGGGCATGACACCGGGCAGACGGCGCACGCCGTCTGCTTTTTATTGCCGTGGCGGTGCGGCAAAAGATTAAAACCGCTGAAGTATCACCGCATCACGCCGATAAAGGATGCTGATTTCGTCTACAGGGAGTACCACATGAAACGCTCTGCTTTGCTGCTGCTGGCTGCAGCCATCGCCGCACCCGCCGGCGCTGAGACCCAGCCGAAAACCATCAAGTCCGTCTGGGTCAACCCGTTTATGATTATGCGCCTGCATAACCAGATCAATATGGTCACCAACCTCACCTTCAGCGATGAACGCCAGGTGCAGCGCTGGTCGGCGATTGACTGTACTCAGCGTAAGGCTTACCGACTCTACTGGGATCTGCTGGATAACCAGGGCCTGAAGGAACACCGCTTCTACGGCGAGAACCTGGCCCGCTACGCGCCGCCGCAGCCGGCGCCGGAGACCACGCCGGAGCAGATCGCGCAGCTCTGTGACGCGAAGATTAAAGAAGCGGAGTGGGTCTACGTTGAGAAAAAGAACCGCTGGGACGTGCCCACGCTTATCGACCGCGCTAATATTGTGCGGGCGGGCGAGAACCTCGTGGTTCGTGTTGGCTTCGGCTACGATAAAATCAGCTGGGATCCCCCCTACGACGCGCCCTATAATTTCAAAATTGAGCTGCATTTGTACCACTGCGGCAATAAGGCGGATAAAGTGGTTGGCGCGCTGGATGTTGACCCGCAGGGGCGCGTCACCGATGGGCTGGTTGATAAAGAGGCTATCCGCCGCGCCGACAGTTTTGAGAACACCCCGGCAACCGTCGCCGCGTTTGACGCCATCTGCCGGCTCCCCACCCCCGGCGACTATCGCGGTCTCGGGCGCTACGTCAGTAAAAGCGCCCCTGCCGATGATTCTCTGCTGCGGCCGATGCTGCCACAGTTCGGCGATAACTCAACCCAGTGGCTGGCGCAGTTCCCGCTTGATGCGGCATTGACCGCGCAGGCGCAGGGGCTGGTGAAAAACTGGGCGATGCCGAAATTTCATCGGCTGCGCTGGACGGAAAGCGGCACCAGCGGCGATAAGGTGAACTATACCCTCGACGCACGCCCCGATGGGCTGCTGGTGCGCCTGGAAGACTATCGCCTGTTCAAGGGGCAGCGCATCATGCTCGCCAATGCCATCCAGCTGCAGTCCGCCCTCTCTATCAGCCATGTGCCGAATCAAACCCGCTCGCTGCAGACCACGCTGCGTTTCCCGCTCTATCAGGGAGAGCGCTACGTCACCACGGTTGAAGATGGCGATGTGGGCGAGGAGAAAAAGCTTAACCGGCTGACCGAGCGTTGCGAAGTGATGGAAAAAGGGGATGCGCGCGCGCTGAATGCCGCCTTTAGCGGCAGCTACTGGCGCGTCAGCTGCGAACAGGAAAACGATGAGGGCAAGGTGAAAACCGAGTCGGCATTTTTAAACGATCTGAATATTTTTCTGCCGCTGCAACGCCATGTGAAAGGCAAAATGATGCCGGTGGCGCTGAGCGACGTCAGCATCAGCCGCTAGCTTATCTTCGGGTTGTGCTGCCCGATATCTACTGCCAGTTTATCCGCCGTCAGATAAAAAAAATGCCAGCCCGCGGGCTGGCATTGTTATCGCCGGAAGAGAATCAGGCTTTCGCCAGCTCCGACTCAGGACGCTTCAGTACCGCATAGGCCACGCCCGCCAGCAGCGTACCCACCACGATGGCCAGCAGATAGCCCAGCACCGGCGTAATGGCGCCCGGGATCAGCAGCACGAACAGACCGCCGTGCGGCGCCATCAGTTTCGCGCCGACCATCATGGAGATGGCGCCGGTAACCGCGCCGCCGACGATGCAGCACGGCAGCACGCGCATCGGATCGCGGGCGGCGAACGGAATCGCCCCTTCGGAGATAAAGCACAGGCCCAGTACCAGCGCCGCTTTACCGCCTTCCTGCTGTCCTTTGTTGAATTTCTTACGCGCCAGCAGCGTCGCCACGCCCATCGCCAGCGGCGGCACCATGCCCGCAGCCATAATCGCCGCCATCGGCGCGTAGGTCTGAGAACTCAGCAGACCGACGCCGAACGCATAGGCCACTTTGTTAATCGGACCGCCCATATCGGCGCACATCATGCCGCCCAGAATCGCGCCCAGCAGTACCGCGTTAGCCGTACCCATGTTGCCCAGCCAGTGCGTCAGGCCTTCCATAATTTTCGCCACCGGCGTGCCGACCACGTAAATCATCAGCAGACCGGTGATCAGGCTCGCCACCAGCGGGATAATCAGGATCGGCTTCAGCGCCTCCATGCTCTGCGGCAGCTTCACTTTGCTGCTGAGGAACTTCGCGGCGTAACCGGCGATGAAACCGGCAATAATGCCGCCAAGGAAGCCGGCGTTGATGCTGCTGGCCAGCATACCGCCGATCAAGCCCGGCGTCAGGCCAGGGCGGTCGGCGATGGAGAAGGCGATAAAGCCTGCCAGTACCGGCACCATCAGCGCAAACGCCGTGCCGCCGCCGATCTGCATCAGCGCCGCCGCCAGCGTGCCCTGCTCTTTAAACGCGGTGATGCCGAAAGCGAAGGAAAGCGCGATCGACAGACCGCCCGCCACCACCATCGGCAGCATATAGGAAACGCCGGTCAGCAGATGACGATAGGCGCCCGCGCGCTCCTGCTGCTGCTCGCCGTCGCTGGCGGCGCCCTGCGCGTTACCTTTCGGCTGATAAGGACGCGCTTCCGCCAGCGCTTTATCGAACTCCTGCGCGGTTTTCTTCAGCGCCAGGCCCGTTGAGGTGCGGTACATCGGTTTACCAGCGAACTTCGCCAGATCCACTTCGATATCGGCCGCAACGATCACCAGATCCGCCTCCGCCACTTCCTGCGGAGTGATAGGGTTACCTGCACCCACCGAGCCGCGGGTTTCCACTTTTACCCACCAGCCGCGTTTCTTCGCTTCGGTTTCAATCGCTTCGGCCGCCATAAAGGTGTGCGCCACGCCGGTCGGACAGGCGGTGATAGCGACGATACGTTTGGCACCGGTTGGCGCCGCCGCGCTCACCGGTGCGGCGATCGGCTCAGCGGCCGCCGCCTGCCAGGGTTGCGCTTCCGCTTTGGCACGGGCAAGGAACGCCTGCGGATCGCGCAGCGCCTGGGCGGCGTTGCCCTGCCATACCGCTTTGCCGTTCAGCGCGCTATCAGTTGGCATGCGATCGCCCAGCGCGATCACCAGCTCAGCCTCTGCCGGGTTTTCCACCAGCGTCAGGCCGGCTTTGCCCGCCGCCGCCGCGATAAGTTGTTTTGCCATATAACCTGAGGCGAGCCCCAGCGAAGGATCTGTCATCAGCAGCGTTTTCATTATGCCTCTCCTGCTGTCAGTTAAAGGGTTTCAGGTCGACGCGCGCCATCATTGCGGCCAACTGAGTACGATCGGTAACGCCTACGTTGCTCTGGCTCACCGCCAGGGCGGCGACTGCTGTCGCCAGACGCAGGGTATGCTCGCTGGATTCGCGCATCAGCAGGCCGTAAATCAGCCCGCCGACCATGGAATCGCCGGCGCCTACGGTGCTGACCACTTCACAGGCCGGCGGCCGGGCGATCCATTCGCCGGACGCGTTCACCCACAGCGCGCCTTCCGCGCCGAGCGAAATCACCACGTGGGCAATGCCCTGTTCGCGCAGGGCGTGCGCCGCCTCAATCACATCTTCCAGCGTCGGCAGCTTGCGTCCGGCCCAGATTTCCAGCTCGCGGCGGTTAGGCTTCACCAGCCAGGGGGCGGCTTTCAGGCCGGCCACCAACGCTTCGCGGCTGCTGTCGAAAATAATGCATGGACACTGCGTACGCAGATCGCTCATCCAGCGCGTAAACGCGTCAGGATCCACGCCCGCCGGCAGGCTGCCGCTGACGCAGACCATATCGAACTGGCCCAGCCAGGTGAGAGAATCGGCGGTAAAGCGCTCCCAGTCCTGCGCGCTGACATCGAAGCCGGAGAAGTTCAAATCGGTGACTTCGCCATCTTTTTCCGTCAGCTTGACGTTAATGCGCGTGCGGCCCGGCACCACCTGAAAGCGGTTGGCGATACCCAGCTCGCTGAACAGATGCTGAAAGCCATCCTGATTCTCTTTACCGAGGAAACCGCCAACGGTGACATCGATGCCTAAATCTTTCAGCACCTTCGCCACGTTAATGCCCTTGCCCGCCGCGTGCAGGCCAGTGGTTTTCACCAGGTTGACTTCGCCACGTTCGATTTCCGGACAGTAGCCGACCAGATCGTAGGCGGGATTCAGCGTAATGGTTGCGACGCGTCTGCTCATGCTGCCCCCTCGCCGAGGCCGCTGTTGATCGCCTCTTCAATGGCGTTTAACGCCTGTTGTGCATCTTCACCGCTGGCGGTAAAGCGCAGGCGATGTCCTTTTTTCACGCCCAGCGCCACTACTTTCATCAGGCTGCGCCCGTTGGCAGGTTTGCCGCTGCCGTCGAGATTGGTGATGGTGACATCGCAGTTAAACTGCTTGATCACGCTGACCAGCGCGGTGCCCGGACGGGCGTGCAGGCCGTGTTCATTGCGGATAATGAACTCTGCCGTCAGCACTTCCGCCTGCTCATCCACTTCGCTGGTCATCAGCGCCAGCACGCCTGCGGCGTCTGCTTTCAGCAGGCGATCCGCTTTTTGCTTCAGCAGCAGGTCGCTGAGATAGTTCAGCACCTGCAGCGGCTTATCGTCCGCCACCGCAACGGTGACCAGCATCGCCGCCGGTTCGCCGTCGACGGTAAACGGCTGAGCGGCGCGGCTGACCGCCACGGCGCTGCCGAGGTTGCCATCAACGCTGTCGTTCAGCCAGATGCCCTGCCCCAGATTCAGCGGCGTCGCGCCGATCACCTGGGCGACAAAGCGCGCGTCTACCGCGCCCGCCTGCTGTAAGCGGCCGGCATTGAGCGCCTGCAGCGTCATCAGATCGCTGGCGTTGACGTCAACGGCGATCAGGGAGGTATCGAATTTAAATTCGCTGCCCTGCTTCTCGCCCATCAGCAGGCTGCGCAGCTCTTCTGCGGAGTCGGTTGTTCTCAGCTGAGCGGCCACATCATCATCGCTCAGTACGTGCGTCAACTGACGCAGCAGCGCCAGATGCTCATCGGAGCGCGCGGCGATACCGATCACCACATACGCGGTTTGATCGTCGCCCCAGGCGATGCCCTGTGGAAACTGAAATACCTGCACGCCGGTTTGCAGCACTAAATCGCGCGTGTCGGTGGTGCCGTGCGGAATGGCGATGCCGTTGCCCAGATAGGTTGACGTTTGTTGTTCGCGGGCGAGCATACCCTGCACATAGCCTTCGCCGACGTTACCGGCGGCGGTCAGCGCGGCAGCGACCTGACGAATCGCCTCTTCCTTATTGCTGGCCGTTTGCCCTGGATGGATGGCCTTGATATCGAGCTGGAACATAGTTCTCCTCTCCTGCCGAAATTGAATCGTTTCAGCTGTATTGAGAAAAAAAGCGTTATCCCATGCCAACTTTACTACCGAGATAACGCTGAAACGTTTCAATCAGTTTGGTACAGAGTGCCGTTTGCGCGCAAGTTATACGTAAATTTGCGTAGCATATTTTTGAAGCAACGCACATTTCATTTACCTTTTCGGAATAAACCCTCTTCATAGCTGATGGCTTTGCTGAAAGCGAACTAAAATCAACTCCCGGATTTCAGCCTTTTTCAGCAGGCGGCGGAAAAAAAGTAAATCGGGACTGAAGGGGTTTTGACAGGCGGATGGGGAAAAAAGCGCACGGCGTTGGCCGGTTAAAACCCAGTCTATTGGGCACCGTCGCCAGGCCGGCGTCTGCAGGTTACGGTTACGGCTTTTGGCGTTCGGCAACGGCCATGCGGATCGGCCGCTGGGGTCTGCGGGAGGAGGCCAATCTTTACCGGGCGCTCAAATACTCAGGCCTGGAAGTTAGGTCAGTCGGTCAGTTAGCCAGTCAGCCAGTCAGCCAGTCAGCCAGCCAGTTAGCCAGTCAGTCAGTCAGCCAGTCAGCCAGTCAGCCAGTCAGCCAGTCAGCCAGTCAGCCAGTCAGCCAGCCGGAGGATCTCAGGGCGCGGTCGCCGCTTCCAGCGTGAGCAGCCAGGTCATTGCCTGCTCGCGCGTCGAGGCGCACATCTCTGCCGAGGGCTGCAGGCTGGCGCACACCTTCGGGCGCAGCGACGAGCCAAAGATTTTGCAGCGCAGCTGCGCGTCGAGCTGAACACAGGGCGTATTGGCCGGTTTTCCCTGCGGCATGCCGGGAATCGGCGATGAGATAGACGGCGCCGTACAACAGGCTCCGCAGGCGGTGCGACACTCCATACCTTTCCCCTTAAAAATTTCCGCGACAATATCAGCCCGCCGCCGGAATTGCCATGCGCGGCAGGAAATATTGCGCGTTTCCGACAGCGCACCGTTTGACTGGCGCAATTGCCAGGCGCGCCGGGAAAGAGTACGCGTTTCCGGTATCGCACCGTTTGACTGGCGCAATTGCCATGCGCGCCGGGAAAAATGAGTCCGGGATCTTGCCTGATCAGTTGGCCGGGAGTACTTTGTCGCGATTCTTTATTCCCCCATGCAGAGAGAGTTGACATGCCAAGAGCTAACGAAATTAAGCGCGGAATGGCCGTGACCTGGAACGGTAAGCTGCTGCTGGTAAAAGATATCGATATCCAGAGTCCCAGCGCCCGTGGCGCCTCAACCCTGTATAAAATGCGTTTTACCGATATCCGCACCGGCCTGAAGGTGGAAGAGCGCTTTAAAGGCGACGATATTCTCGACACCATCACCCTGAGCCGCCGCTCGGTGACCTTCTCCTACGTCGACGGCGATGAATATGTCTTTATGGATGACGAAGACTACACCCCCTACAGCTTTAAAAAAGCGCAGATCGAAGAAGAGCTGCTGTTTATTCCCGAAGGCGGCATGCCGGGCATTCAGGTTCTCACCATGGATGGCCAGGTGCTGGCGCTTGAGCTGCCGCAGACGGTGGATATGGAAATCGTCGATACCTCGCCGGGCATTAAAGGCGCCTCGGCCAGCGCGCGCACCAAACCCGCGGTAATGAGTACCGGCCTGTCGATTCAGGTGCCGGAATACCTCAGCAACGGCGAGAAAATCCGCATTCATATCGCTGAGCGCCGCTATATGGGCCGCGCAGACTAACATCCCCGCCCGGCGAGAGTGTCGCCGGGCATTTTGTTATGTTATAACAAAATCACTCAGGGAACGCTGATCGTTACCACGCCCACCTTGTGCTGGCTGTCGAGCCAGGTCAGATGCCTCTCCTCAAAGGGGGCTGAGCGCTGCTTTTCCTGGACGATTTCAGCAAGCGGCTGGCTCTGCTGCCGCCATTCGCCGTTTCGATAACAGCTGCTGCGCAGCGCCTGGCCTGTAACGGAATAGTGGCAGCCGACTTCGTGAATGCCGCCGGTAAACAGCACCGTGCCGTCTTCGGCGCAGGCGACAGCGGAAAAAAGCAGTAAGGCAGGTAAGGCTGAATATTTCATGGGTTGTTCCACACCATTGGATGATTCTTAGCAATACTATTAACTAAAAACGCTACCGGCTTTTTTGCGATGAAAATCGGGCCGGCTGGCGGATAAAAAGGAGGTAAGCATGATCCAGGTCAACCTGATCACCGGTTTTCTCGGCAGCGGCAAAACCACGACGCTGCTGCACCTGCTGGCTAACAAACCGGAAGGCGAAAACTGGGCGATCCTGGTCAATGAATTCGGCGAAATCGGCATCGATGGCGCGCTGCTGGCGGAAAGCGGCGCAGTGCTGAAAGAGATCCCCGGCGGCTGCATGTGCTGCGTAAACGGCCTGCCAATGCAGGTCGGCCTGAATATGCTGCTGCGTCAGAACGCGCTTGACCGCCTGCTGATTGAGCCGACCGGCCTTGGCCACCCTAAACAGATCCTGGATATGCTCAGCGCCGAAGCTTATCAGCCCTGGCTGAGCGTACAGGCGTCGCTGACGCTGCTCGATCCGCGTCAGCTCAGCGATGCGCGCGTGCGGGAAAACGAAAACTTCCGCGATCAGCTGGCGGCGGCGGATATCGTCATCGCCAATAAGCAGGATCGCTGGCAGGCGCAGGATCGTCAGGCGCTGGCGCAGTGGCAGACGCAAGAACTTGGCGATCGCCCGTTAATCGCCACCGAATATGGCCGCATCGATCCGGCGCTGCTGGCGCAACCGCGCCGCAACCTGCGCGCATTGCCGCAGAGCGCCGCGCATCAGCACGCCCATCCACGGCGCGAGTCGGGCCTGGCGGCGCTGCGCCTTGATAACAATGCACGCTGGCGGCGCGCCTTTAATCAGGGTCAGGGCTATTACGCCTGCGGCTGGGCCTTCGACAGCGAAACAGTTTTCGACACTGTCGGCGTGCTGGAGTGGGCGCGTCTGGCGCCGGTAGAGCGCGTAAAAGGGGTGATGCGCATCGCCGAGGGCGCGGTCAGCATTAATCGTCAGGGCGCCGATTTTCGTATTGAAACGCGTCAGGCGCCGCCGCCGGACAGCCGCATTGAGATCATTCACCACAGCGACGCAGACTGGAATCAGTTACAAAGCGAATTGTTGAAACTCCGTTTAACTGATAAGCCGTAACTTATGCCGTTATTTTGTCCTTTGACTTGAGTCCTTATGAACGCAAAACGGTTAGCGATTATTCTGCTGCTGAACCTGGCCGGCGTGGCGCTGTTTTTATCCTGGTATCTTCCGGGCAATCACGGCCCCTGGTTTGGCATCGATAAAGCGATATTTTTCTGGTTCAACCAGCATATGGCGACCAGCCACGCTTTCGCTCTGGTGCTGGCGATCACTAACTTTCGTGGTTTCGACGCCGTCTCATTGCTGGCGATGGGCCTGCTTTACTGGTCCTACTGGCGCCGCGAAACGCCGCAAGGGCGACGCCGTATGCTGGCTATCGGCATCTGTATGCTGATCACCGCCGTGATCCTGAATCAGCTGGGCCATCTGCTGCCGGTGAAGCATTCCAGCCCAACGCTGTTTTTCGACAACGTCTGGCGTGTGAGCGAGCTGACCGGCATTCCAGCAAAAGATGCCTCGAAAGATAGCTTCCCAGGCGACCACGGCATGATGCTGATCATTTTCGCCTGCTTTATGCTGCGTTATGTCGGCATTCGGGCATTTTTGATGGCGCTGGCGATCGCGGTGGTGTTCTCTCTGCCGCGCATTATGGCGGGCGCGCATTGGTTCACCGATGTGGCGGTAGGATCGCTGTCGGTAGTGCTGGTGGGGCTGAGCTGGTGGCTTATCACCCCCGCCAGCGACTCGCTGGTCAACTGGCTCTATCGCACGCTGCCAGGCAGATATAAACCTGGCAAAGCGGCCTGAAAAAGGCCCGTCGGCTTCCCCGGCGGGCTTTTTTTTATAGATTGATAATAAGCCTGCTAATGAAGGATGTGAGAGGCAAGGAGTATATCAGGGTTAAGCCCTTATTATGTTTTGAGAGTGTTTGTCCAGCCCCCCTGCTCTGAAAACCTGCGCAATCCCCTAAATTGACCGATTAAAGCCCCTTTAATCTCGCCATTATTTATCCATATTTGTCTATAAAGTAACCAAATGGTTATATATTGATTTCACATCAAAAAAACCTATAAAAAAGTGCGTAAAACCACTCGCCATGCGGCATGCGATCGGGTAACCTCAGCCACTGCAAGGCATTAGTGGCGATGAAAAGGCGAATCTGGAAAAGAAAAATGTGCGCATTTACACATTTTAAAGATTCAGAAATTGTCTTATGCCTTTGCACTAATTAATCTCATGCCGTTTTGCTCATTAATCAGCGACCTCCGGTCGTAAGGACTTCAAGGGATAATAAACATAATGGTCAAATCTCAACCGTTCCTGAGATATATCTTGCGGGCGATCCCTGCTGTCGCGCTGGCGACGTTACTCTCAGCATGTAGTGGCCATCACGGACAGAATGCGCAAACTGAGACCCATGCAGTTAATAACCACAATGGTTTTTTACTTCAAGCGTCTCAGGATGAATTTGAACAAATGGTGCAGAATGTCGATATTAAATCGCGCATTCTGGAACAATATGATGACTGGAAAGGGGTGCGCTATCGTCTCGGCGGCACCACCAAACGCGGCATCGATTGCTCCGCCTTTGTTCAGGTAACTTTTCGTGAGCAGTTTGGTCTCGACCTGCCGCGATCCACATGGGAACAAAAGGATACCGGACGCGGGGTATCACGCAGCAAGCTGCGTCCCGGCGATTTGGTCCTGTTCCGCGCCGGCTCTACCGGCCGTCACGTAGGCATTTATCTGGGCAATGATAATTTTGTCCATGCTTCGACCAGCAGCGGCGTAATGATTTCCAGTCTTAACGACGCTTACTGGAAAAATCGCTATCGGGAAGCCCGACGCGTACTGAGCCGAACGCAAAGTTAATTTATCCCTGAAGTCGTTTCTATTTAATGAGCTAATAAAAACGCTGCCCCGGCAGCGTTTTTT
This DNA window, taken from Mixta gaviniae, encodes the following:
- the fruA gene encoding PTS fructose transporter subunit IIBC — translated: MKTLLMTDPSLGLASGYMAKQLIAAAAGKAGLTLVENPAEAELVIALGDRMPTDSALNGKAVWQGNAAQALRDPQAFLARAKAEAQPWQAAAAEPIAAPVSAAAPTGAKRIVAITACPTGVAHTFMAAEAIETEAKKRGWWVKVETRGSVGAGNPITPQEVAEADLVIVAADIEVDLAKFAGKPMYRTSTGLALKKTAQEFDKALAEARPYQPKGNAQGAASDGEQQQERAGAYRHLLTGVSYMLPMVVAGGLSIALSFAFGITAFKEQGTLAAALMQIGGGTAFALMVPVLAGFIAFSIADRPGLTPGLIGGMLASSINAGFLGGIIAGFIAGYAAKFLSSKVKLPQSMEALKPILIIPLVASLITGLLMIYVVGTPVAKIMEGLTHWLGNMGTANAVLLGAILGGMMCADMGGPINKVAYAFGVGLLSSQTYAPMAAIMAAGMVPPLAMGVATLLARKKFNKGQQEGGKAALVLGLCFISEGAIPFAARDPMRVLPCCIVGGAVTGAISMMVGAKLMAPHGGLFVLLIPGAITPVLGYLLAIVVGTLLAGVAYAVLKRPESELAKA
- a CDS encoding YkgJ family cysteine cluster protein is translated as MECRTACGACCTAPSISSPIPGMPQGKPANTPCVQLDAQLRCKIFGSSLRPKVCASLQPSAEMCASTREQAMTWLLTLEAATAP
- the fruB gene encoding fused PTS fructose transporter subunit IIA/HPr protein, producing MFQLDIKAIHPGQTASNKEEAIRQVAAALTAAGNVGEGYVQGMLAREQQTSTYLGNGIAIPHGTTDTRDLVLQTGVQVFQFPQGIAWGDDQTAYVVIGIAARSDEHLALLRQLTHVLSDDDVAAQLRTTDSAEELRSLLMGEKQGSEFKFDTSLIAVDVNASDLMTLQALNAGRLQQAGAVDARFVAQVIGATPLNLGQGIWLNDSVDGNLGSAVAVSRAAQPFTVDGEPAAMLVTVAVADDKPLQVLNYLSDLLLKQKADRLLKADAAGVLALMTSEVDEQAEVLTAEFIIRNEHGLHARPGTALVSVIKQFNCDVTITNLDGSGKPANGRSLMKVVALGVKKGHRLRFTASGEDAQQALNAIEEAINSGLGEGAA
- the yeiP gene encoding elongation factor P-like protein YeiP encodes the protein MPRANEIKRGMAVTWNGKLLLVKDIDIQSPSARGASTLYKMRFTDIRTGLKVEERFKGDDILDTITLSRRSVTFSYVDGDEYVFMDDEDYTPYSFKKAQIEEELLFIPEGGMPGIQVLTMDGQVLALELPQTVDMEIVDTSPGIKGASASARTKPAVMSTGLSIQVPEYLSNGEKIRIHIAERRYMGRAD
- the fruK gene encoding 1-phosphofructokinase, with translation MSRRVATITLNPAYDLVGYCPEIERGEVNLVKTTGLHAAGKGINVAKVLKDLGIDVTVGGFLGKENQDGFQHLFSELGIANRFQVVPGRTRINVKLTEKDGEVTDLNFSGFDVSAQDWERFTADSLTWLGQFDMVCVSGSLPAGVDPDAFTRWMSDLRTQCPCIIFDSSREALVAGLKAAPWLVKPNRRELEIWAGRKLPTLEDVIEAAHALREQGIAHVVISLGAEGALWVNASGEWIARPPACEVVSTVGAGDSMVGGLIYGLLMRESSEHTLRLATAVAALAVSQSNVGVTDRTQLAAMMARVDLKPFN
- a CDS encoding YeiH family putative sulfate export transporter — translated: MAELTFTKSHLSPTRWLPGLLLTAAIATVALLAGAQPHVAALGLSALTLAIVLGIILGNTLYPRLHRACDSGVLLAKQRLLRLGIILYGFRLTFQQIADVGVSGVLIDALTLSSTFLLACWLGRRWLRLDRETCWLIGAGSSICGAAAVLATEPVVKAQASKVAVAIATVVLFGTLAIFIYPLLWPLAHQLWPELSATQFGIYTGSTVHEVAQVVAAGHAIGPEAENAAVIAKMLRVMMLAPFLLLLAARLQRLTPGGHGEKRALPFPWFALLFIVVALFNSLHLLPASWIAAINAVDTLLLAMAMAALGLTTHVSALKQAGVRPLLLGALLFIWLIVGGGALNLLVHHFMPLAHQLS
- a CDS encoding YkvA family protein, which codes for MFGRLRRWARLIKRDSLTLWFACRDPRTPLWLKLMTGVLVAYAFSPIDLIPDFIPILGLLDDAIIVPLGVMLLLRLLPKEIRLSSEAQAEQRRRKGKKVVSRVGLAMVLLIWLAVIVWCVRHFMA
- the nfo gene encoding deoxyribonuclease IV: MKFIGAHVSAAGGVDQAVQRAHELEATAFALFTKNQRQWRAAALTPATISAFRNACEKYGYSSAQILPHDSFLINLGHPQAEPLEKSRAAFIDELQRCEQLGLSLLNFHPGSHLNQIDEADCLKRIAESINIALDNTHGVTAVIENTAGQGSNLGYRFEHLAAIIDGVEDKSRVGVCIDTCHAFAGGYDLRSEADCEATFAEFDRIVGFRYLRGMHLNDAKSAYASRVDRHHSLGEGNIGTTVFSWLMKDSRFDNIPLVLETINPDIWKDEIAWLKSQQRDAASVE